The following proteins come from a genomic window of Hymenobacter canadensis:
- the gatA gene encoding Asp-tRNA(Asn)/Glu-tRNA(Gln) amidotransferase subunit GatA codes for MRRFHSLTEVRSELTAGGTTCRQLVEYYLDNIERHNSRLNAFLEVWPEEARAQADAVDAKLAAGTAGKLAGMVIGLKDVLAYKDHALQSSSHILDGFKSLFTASAVQRLLDEDAIFIGRQNCDEFAMGASNETSYFGPVRNALDEERVSGGSSGGSAVAVQADFCLASIGSDTGGSVRQPAAFCGIVGFKPTYSRISRYGLVAYASSFDQIGTLTRSVEDAAVLLEVMAGADNFDSTVSQRDVPAYSQLLEPAPHYRIGYIRDAVERPGLNAEIKGALEHTLDELRGQGHVVDAVDFPYLDYMVPTYYILTTAEASSNLSRFDGVKYGYRAPDATDLPSLYKKTRSQGFGAEVQRRILLGTFVLSADYYDAYYTKAQQVRRLIKDKTDEMLRQYDFLVLPTAPTTAFRIGEVNKDTLAMYLADIFTVQASLAGVPAVSIPAGNDSAGLPIGLQVISGAFREEHLLAFAKSLTETLTPA; via the coding sequence TTGAGACGCTTTCATTCTCTCACGGAAGTTCGTAGCGAGCTGACGGCAGGTGGTACCACCTGCCGTCAGCTCGTGGAGTATTATCTGGATAACATCGAGCGGCACAACAGCCGCTTGAATGCTTTTCTTGAAGTATGGCCCGAAGAAGCCCGCGCCCAGGCCGATGCCGTAGACGCCAAGCTGGCCGCCGGCACGGCCGGCAAGCTGGCCGGTATGGTGATTGGCCTGAAGGACGTTCTGGCCTACAAAGACCACGCTCTGCAAAGCAGCAGCCACATCCTCGACGGGTTTAAGTCGCTGTTCACGGCCTCGGCGGTGCAGCGTTTGCTCGATGAGGACGCCATCTTCATCGGCCGTCAGAACTGCGACGAGTTTGCCATGGGCGCCTCCAACGAAACATCCTACTTCGGCCCGGTGCGCAACGCCCTGGACGAAGAGCGGGTTTCAGGCGGTTCCTCCGGCGGATCGGCCGTGGCCGTGCAGGCCGATTTCTGCCTGGCTTCCATCGGTTCTGATACCGGCGGCTCGGTGCGGCAGCCGGCCGCGTTCTGCGGTATTGTGGGCTTCAAGCCCACGTATTCGCGCATTTCGCGCTACGGGCTGGTGGCATACGCTTCTTCCTTCGACCAGATCGGCACCCTCACCCGCTCGGTGGAGGATGCGGCCGTGTTGCTGGAGGTGATGGCCGGCGCCGACAACTTCGATAGTACCGTAAGCCAGCGCGATGTGCCGGCCTACAGCCAGCTGCTGGAACCAGCTCCGCACTACCGCATCGGCTACATCCGGGATGCCGTGGAGCGGCCGGGCCTCAACGCCGAGATAAAAGGGGCGCTGGAGCACACCCTCGATGAGCTGCGCGGCCAGGGCCACGTGGTAGACGCGGTGGATTTTCCCTACCTCGACTACATGGTGCCCACGTACTACATCCTGACCACCGCCGAAGCCAGCTCCAACCTGAGCCGCTTCGATGGGGTGAAGTATGGCTACCGCGCGCCTGACGCCACCGACCTGCCTTCGCTGTATAAGAAAACTCGCTCCCAGGGCTTCGGGGCCGAGGTGCAGCGCCGGATTCTGCTCGGCACCTTCGTGCTGTCGGCCGATTACTACGACGCCTATTATACCAAAGCGCAGCAGGTCCGCCGCCTCATCAAAGACAAAACCGACGAGATGCTGCGCCAGTATGATTTCCTGGTGCTGCCTACCGCCCCTACCACGGCGTTCCGCATCGGGGAAGTGAACAAGGACACGCTGGCTATGTACTTGGCCGATATTTTCACGGTGCAGGCCTCCCTGGCCGGAGTACCAGCCGTTTCCATCCCGGCCGGCAACGACTCGGCCGGGCTGCCCATCGGCCTGCAGGTGATAAGCGGTGCGTTCCGCGAGGAGCATCTGCTGGCCTTTGCCAAGTCACTCACCGAGACCCTCACGCCAGCCTAA
- a CDS encoding MFS transporter: MPSAVPAPRHDPYAALRLPEFRRFISARACLTLATQIQGVVVSWQMFKLTGDPLALGLIGLAEAIPSIVVSLYAGHVADSVRRKNIIVATVTVLLLCSVALWMLSQPAAAALLTAGTSLGGLLVLRGLPLYAVIFVSGVARGFLGPAMFSFMPQLVPERAQLSNAITWNSTTWQAAAVLGPAIGGLLFAHLGISLAYGTDIGLMLLSLLLFLSIAGRPLPPTEGQKLGLKESVLSGMQFIFQNQLVLAALSLDLFAVLFGGAVALLPIFADQILHTGAEGLGYLRAAPAVGSVLMAVSLTYFPLHRHAGRKLLWAVAGFGVATIFFALSTSFWLSLFLLFLTGVFDSVSVIVRSTLIHTYTPEYMKGRVSAVNNIFIGSSNEIGAFESGAAARLLGVVRSVVVGGAMTLLVVGVTAWRADKLRNLDLTPEPKKDD; the protein is encoded by the coding sequence ATGCCTTCTGCTGTTCCGGCTCCCCGCCACGACCCTTACGCCGCGCTGCGCCTGCCGGAGTTTCGGCGCTTTATATCAGCCCGCGCCTGCCTGACGCTGGCCACCCAGATTCAAGGTGTAGTGGTCAGCTGGCAGATGTTCAAGCTCACCGGCGATCCGCTGGCCCTGGGCCTGATCGGGCTGGCCGAAGCTATTCCCAGCATCGTGGTATCCTTATATGCCGGGCACGTAGCCGATTCCGTACGGCGAAAAAACATCATCGTGGCCACCGTGACGGTGCTGCTGCTATGCTCAGTAGCGTTGTGGATGCTGTCGCAGCCCGCGGCCGCTGCCCTGCTGACGGCCGGTACTTCGCTAGGGGGGCTGCTGGTACTGCGCGGCCTGCCACTCTATGCGGTCATCTTCGTGAGTGGCGTGGCGCGGGGTTTTCTGGGGCCGGCAATGTTTTCGTTCATGCCGCAGTTGGTGCCTGAGCGGGCCCAGCTATCCAACGCCATTACCTGGAACAGCACTACCTGGCAGGCCGCGGCCGTGCTGGGGCCCGCTATCGGCGGCCTGCTGTTTGCGCATTTGGGTATCTCGCTGGCCTATGGCACGGATATCGGGCTGATGCTGCTGTCGCTGCTGCTGTTTCTGAGCATTGCGGGCCGGCCGCTTCCGCCCACTGAAGGGCAGAAGCTTGGCCTCAAGGAAAGTGTGCTGAGCGGCATGCAGTTTATCTTCCAGAATCAGCTGGTGCTGGCGGCGCTGTCGCTGGACCTTTTTGCGGTGCTGTTTGGCGGGGCGGTGGCGCTGCTCCCAATTTTCGCCGACCAGATTCTGCACACCGGAGCCGAGGGCCTGGGCTACCTGCGGGCCGCGCCGGCTGTGGGGTCGGTGCTGATGGCCGTTTCGCTGACCTATTTCCCACTCCACCGCCACGCTGGGCGCAAACTGCTGTGGGCGGTAGCGGGCTTTGGGGTGGCTACCATCTTTTTCGCGCTGTCTACCAGCTTCTGGCTTTCCCTGTTTCTGCTGTTCCTGACGGGCGTCTTCGACTCAGTGTCGGTCATCGTGCGCTCCACGCTCATCCACACCTACACGCCCGAGTACATGAAGGGCCGGGTATCGGCCGTCAACAACATCTTCATCGGCTCTAGCAACGAAATCGGGGCCTTCGAGTCGGGGGCGGCGGCGCGGCTGCTGGGCGTGGTGCGCTCCGTGGTAGTGGGCGGCGCTATGACCCTGCTCGTGGTGGGCGTCACGGCTTGGCGCGCCGATAAGTTGCGCAATTTGGACCTGACACCCGAGCCCAAAAAAGACGACTAG
- a CDS encoding alpha/beta hydrolase family protein produces the protein MASLAMPAHAQQPKPLAGPWHGTLATPANPPQLILHITEQPNGVLAVALDVPSQKVAGLAFSGAELRQDSLILLSDFLGVRYAGRLSADGQQVNGRWKQNGEQWPLVLQRGLPAAAAPPPRPQDPVAPLPYLEQQVRFKNPSGGHELAGTLTIPRSKAPFPAVVLVSGSGPQDRDESILGHHPFRVLADYLTRRGFAVLRYDDRGVGQSGGTFATATTADFLADAQAAVAFLRTQTGVQPKRVGLIGHSEGGTIALLAGAEPNPPAFIVSLAGMGVNGRELLLRQQADILRASGLDTASTGRMRRTQQTLLTVIQTTPDNPPAIARMVPLLKQASPGVPESTLTTMAAQMTSPWYRYFLGLNPAPALTKVKAPVLALNGSKDVQVAADLNLAAIQSGLKAAGNRDVTVQQLDGLNHLFQTATTGLPSEYGQISETFSPSALQIIGNWLAAHARR, from the coding sequence ATGGCAAGTCTGGCCATGCCAGCCCATGCCCAGCAGCCAAAGCCGCTGGCTGGCCCCTGGCATGGTACGCTGGCCACTCCGGCCAACCCTCCCCAGCTGATTCTGCACATCACCGAGCAGCCCAATGGCGTGCTGGCCGTTGCGCTGGATGTGCCGTCCCAGAAAGTAGCCGGCTTGGCTTTCTCGGGAGCCGAGCTGCGCCAGGACAGCCTGATTCTGCTGTCGGATTTTCTGGGTGTGCGCTACGCGGGCCGGCTATCGGCCGATGGGCAGCAGGTGAACGGGCGCTGGAAGCAGAACGGCGAGCAGTGGCCGCTGGTGCTGCAGCGGGGCCTGCCGGCAGCGGCAGCGCCTCCGCCCCGCCCCCAAGACCCCGTGGCACCCCTGCCCTACCTTGAGCAGCAAGTGCGCTTCAAAAACCCCAGCGGCGGGCATGAGCTGGCCGGCACGCTCACGATACCGCGTAGCAAAGCTCCGTTTCCGGCTGTGGTGCTGGTGTCGGGCTCCGGCCCGCAGGACCGCGACGAAAGTATCTTGGGGCACCACCCGTTTCGGGTGCTGGCCGATTACCTGACCCGGCGTGGCTTTGCCGTGCTACGCTACGATGACCGGGGCGTGGGCCAGTCGGGCGGCACGTTTGCCACCGCCACCACCGCCGACTTTCTGGCTGATGCCCAGGCGGCGGTGGCTTTTCTGCGCACCCAAACCGGCGTGCAGCCCAAACGCGTCGGCCTGATCGGGCATAGTGAGGGCGGCACCATTGCGCTGCTGGCGGGGGCCGAACCCAACCCGCCGGCTTTCATCGTGTCGTTGGCGGGAATGGGCGTGAATGGCCGGGAACTACTGCTGCGCCAGCAGGCCGATATACTGCGCGCCTCCGGGCTCGACACGGCCAGTACCGGCCGGATGCGCCGGACGCAGCAGACACTGTTGACCGTCATCCAGACTACCCCCGACAACCCGCCCGCCATTGCCCGGATGGTACCCCTGCTGAAGCAGGCCAGCCCCGGCGTACCCGAATCGACCCTGACCACAATGGCCGCCCAGATGACCTCGCCCTGGTACCGGTATTTTCTGGGCCTGAATCCGGCCCCGGCGCTCACCAAAGTGAAGGCTCCGGTGCTGGCCCTCAACGGCAGCAAAGACGTGCAGGTAGCCGCCGACCTCAATCTGGCCGCCATCCAAAGCGGCCTGAAAGCGGCTGGCAACCGCGACGTGACCGTGCAGCAGCTTGATGGCCTCAACCATCTGTTCCAGACTGCCACCACCGGTCTGCCATCAGAGTATGGTCAGATCAGTGAAACTTTCTCCCCCTCTGCCCTCCAGATTATCGGCAACTGGCTGGCGGCTCATGCGCGGCGCTAG
- a CDS encoding alpha/beta hydrolase family protein: MKKTLHTFFLLFALLLTMPVFAGVAPVLNGQWRGPLKVPGGQLDLIITIIPLTNGGYYAALDVPQQRIYRMPVEVEVKGNELSLHIEQAGSSFVGKIQNNGDQLTGVWKQPGLSGPLVFERAKSATTASGKVRLTPPYREDEISFPNNAAKLRLSGILTVPAGPGPFPAVVLLSDSGPQDRDAGEQEYRMFSILGDYLTRRGIAVLRFDDRGTGKSQGIYLTATTQDLMSDAQSAMAFLRSRNLINPQEIGFIGHGEGANVALLAAAEPGPAKPAFVVSMAGYGLPGRHVLTRQQLEIMRLIGASPAQVKASMELHAQMINIIRQTPNDAQARGKVAATLRMSNTDLDPHMARARAIQLTSPWSRYFIDFEPTRKLPEVQCPVLAINGADDLQVEATNNLAMLRKGLRSNRDVTTQKLPEVNHWMQPKPEEWALVNGVQQPTFSPKALNVMRSWIAKRTTQPEAVPVTVKREAPGKAHKVSRKSRNAPTQASR; the protein is encoded by the coding sequence ATGAAGAAAACATTACACACTTTTTTCCTGCTATTCGCATTGCTGCTCACTATGCCGGTTTTTGCCGGGGTGGCACCTGTGCTCAACGGGCAGTGGCGCGGACCGCTCAAAGTGCCGGGCGGGCAGCTTGACTTAATTATCACCATCATTCCGCTCACGAATGGCGGCTACTACGCCGCCCTCGACGTGCCCCAGCAGCGCATCTACCGGATGCCGGTGGAAGTGGAAGTAAAAGGCAACGAGCTGAGCCTGCACATTGAGCAGGCTGGCAGCAGCTTCGTGGGCAAAATCCAGAACAACGGCGACCAGCTGACCGGCGTGTGGAAACAGCCCGGCCTTTCGGGGCCGTTGGTGTTTGAGCGGGCCAAGTCCGCCACCACGGCCTCGGGCAAAGTGCGCCTGACGCCGCCCTACCGCGAAGACGAAATCAGCTTCCCCAACAACGCTGCCAAACTGCGCCTGAGCGGCATCCTGACCGTGCCGGCCGGCCCCGGCCCGTTTCCGGCGGTGGTGCTGCTCTCCGACTCCGGCCCGCAGGACCGCGACGCCGGCGAGCAGGAATACCGCATGTTCAGCATCCTGGGCGACTACCTGACCCGCCGCGGCATTGCCGTGCTGCGCTTCGACGACCGGGGCACCGGCAAGTCGCAGGGCATCTACCTGACGGCTACCACCCAGGACCTGATGAGCGATGCGCAGTCGGCTATGGCCTTTCTGCGCAGCCGCAACCTCATCAACCCGCAGGAAATCGGGTTTATCGGGCACGGCGAAGGGGCCAATGTGGCGCTGCTGGCCGCCGCGGAACCGGGGCCGGCCAAGCCGGCCTTCGTGGTGTCAATGGCGGGCTACGGCCTGCCGGGCCGCCACGTGCTTACGCGCCAGCAGCTGGAAATCATGCGCCTGATTGGGGCCAGTCCGGCCCAGGTAAAAGCCTCCATGGAGCTGCACGCCCAGATGATTAACATCATCCGGCAGACGCCCAACGACGCGCAGGCCCGGGGCAAAGTAGCCGCCACGCTGCGTATGAGCAACACCGACCTCGACCCGCACATGGCCCGCGCCCGCGCCATTCAGCTCACCTCGCCCTGGTCGCGCTATTTTATCGACTTCGAGCCCACGCGCAAGCTGCCGGAAGTACAGTGCCCGGTGCTGGCCATCAACGGTGCCGACGACCTGCAGGTGGAAGCCACCAACAACCTGGCTATGCTGCGCAAAGGCCTGCGCTCCAACCGCGACGTAACCACCCAGAAGCTGCCCGAAGTAAACCACTGGATGCAGCCCAAGCCCGAGGAATGGGCGCTGGTAAACGGCGTGCAGCAGCCCACTTTCTCACCAAAGGCCCTCAATGTAATGCGCTCCTGGATTGCCAAGCGCACCACCCAGCCCGAGGCAGTACCCGTGACGGTGAAGCGTGAGGCCCCCGGCAAAGCCCACAAAGTGTCCCGCAAATCCCGTAACGCCCCCACGCAGGCCAGCCGCTAG
- a CDS encoding DsbA family oxidoreductase, whose protein sequence is MKKISVEIWSDIACPFCYIGKRRLENALAKFPHRDAIDVQWRSFELDAEANPQPGEGMYKRLAAKYGNTEEWARQMSANMTEMAAGEGLAFDFDHLVPANTLRAHRLVHLAQQHGRQDAAKERLFKAYLEEGRDINDVATLQQLAADLELPAEDVMRVLTSEAFTQEVRHDEYQARQIGVRGVPYFVFDEKYAVSGAQPTELFEEVLAKVWEESRPQPVELASPTGASCDLDGNC, encoded by the coding sequence ATGAAAAAGATATCGGTAGAAATCTGGTCTGACATTGCCTGTCCGTTTTGTTACATCGGCAAGCGCCGCCTGGAAAACGCCTTGGCCAAATTCCCCCACCGCGACGCCATCGATGTGCAGTGGCGCAGCTTCGAGCTGGACGCCGAGGCCAACCCGCAGCCCGGAGAAGGCATGTACAAGCGTCTGGCGGCCAAATACGGCAACACCGAGGAGTGGGCCCGCCAGATGTCGGCTAACATGACGGAAATGGCCGCCGGCGAAGGCTTGGCTTTCGATTTCGACCACCTGGTGCCGGCCAATACGTTGCGGGCTCATCGCCTGGTGCATCTGGCTCAGCAGCATGGCCGGCAGGATGCGGCCAAGGAGCGCCTTTTCAAAGCCTATCTGGAAGAAGGCCGCGACATAAACGACGTGGCCACCCTGCAGCAGCTGGCCGCCGACCTTGAACTGCCGGCCGAGGACGTAATGCGGGTGCTCACGTCGGAGGCTTTCACGCAGGAAGTGCGCCACGATGAGTACCAGGCCCGGCAGATTGGCGTGCGCGGCGTGCCCTACTTCGTTTTCGACGAAAAGTATGCCGTATCAGGTGCCCAGCCCACCGAGCTTTTCGAGGAAGTATTGGCCAAAGTATGGGAGGAATCCCGCCCCCAGCCGGTAGAATTAGCCAGCCCCACCGGCGCTTCCTGCGACCTGGACGGCAACTGCTAG
- a CDS encoding Sec-independent protein translocase subunit TatA/TatB, with the protein MHTPLFLFLEGIGGGEMMLVLVVILIFFGANKIPELARGLGKGIREFKDASQEIRSEFENAGTQQQAQQPYQQQFNPNYVDPATTVAQQPIVQHPTVQPGHQALPDAAYAAPETAPATTYVPPIAPPMDGGITPPAAAPAERPRLDQMS; encoded by the coding sequence ATGCATACTCCCCTTTTTCTCTTTCTGGAAGGCATCGGCGGCGGCGAGATGATGCTCGTCCTCGTTGTTATCCTGATTTTCTTTGGCGCCAATAAGATTCCGGAGCTGGCGCGTGGCTTAGGCAAAGGCATCCGCGAGTTCAAGGACGCTTCGCAGGAAATTCGCAGCGAATTTGAGAACGCCGGCACCCAGCAGCAGGCGCAGCAGCCCTATCAGCAGCAGTTCAACCCGAACTACGTCGACCCAGCCACTACGGTAGCGCAGCAGCCCATAGTGCAGCACCCTACCGTGCAGCCAGGCCATCAGGCGCTTCCTGATGCCGCTTATGCTGCTCCCGAAACGGCTCCGGCTACCACATACGTGCCCCCCATTGCTCCGCCGATGGACGGTGGCATCACGCCTCCGGCAGCCGCTCCCGCCGAGCGTCCTCGTCTTGATCAAATGTCCTAA
- a CDS encoding LysM peptidoglycan-binding domain-containing protein, whose amino-acid sequence MKKQLLRVVLASGVLGLSWPHAGVAQNRPAGQPQTVPATLADDTTQVVNLEVLPDSLAAEPVPVDSVRLAWLQTPPELRDLVGDRINCFETDAPHTFNPAVMSFVKLFTERNRKYIQRVLERENVYFPLFEKYLAKYNLPTDLKYLAVVESALIPTAKSPVGATGLWQFMGPTAGDLRLRRDDWVDERMNPEKSTEAACKHLRYLYGIFHDWELVLAAYNWGAGSMQRVMRRTGKKTFWDLYPHLPKETRNYVPTFTAIMYSMQYAQAHQLHSPDLKYRYAEAMDTLQVGGHALDLHRLSQACGLPDSAALLRYNPELRRSWLPEGYRAYAVQIPAANRPQLAVVDRETLFDYCRPQADLPQPLQPLMARLEGVVPFPTRTLAASGGPREEPEAAAPRFRRVRHTVRRGESVAAVAERYDVTPAQLARWNALRKGKALVPGKQLVVFVPIATPSAPPARALASADRKPSVPPRLTSPAARTTGTAPTTASMAEMAAAAEPLKAAIASRNPQLISQEAATTAATLAATDDSVPTTYTVRRGDNLAKLAESRGLTISQLMAWNQLESEKVMPGQKLRLAAPDDDSTPSTVRLVSPRTTQKPVAAARKRPEPAVADHKVHLVQKGDTLYNISRRYQGITVEELRRLNHLTSDEVKPGQKLIVAR is encoded by the coding sequence ATGAAGAAACAGTTGTTGCGTGTTGTGCTGGCCAGCGGCGTGCTGGGGCTGAGCTGGCCCCACGCCGGCGTGGCCCAGAATCGGCCGGCTGGCCAGCCGCAAACCGTGCCGGCCACGCTGGCCGACGATACCACGCAGGTGGTGAACCTGGAGGTGCTGCCCGACTCGCTGGCTGCCGAGCCCGTGCCGGTGGATTCTGTGCGGCTGGCCTGGCTGCAGACGCCGCCTGAGCTGCGCGACCTAGTTGGGGACCGGATCAACTGCTTCGAAACCGACGCTCCGCACACCTTCAATCCGGCGGTGATGTCGTTTGTGAAGCTGTTCACGGAGCGCAACCGCAAGTATATCCAGCGGGTGCTGGAACGCGAAAACGTGTATTTCCCGCTGTTTGAGAAGTATCTCGCCAAGTACAACCTACCCACCGACCTCAAATACCTGGCCGTCGTGGAATCGGCCCTGATTCCGACCGCCAAGTCGCCGGTGGGCGCTACGGGGCTGTGGCAGTTCATGGGCCCCACGGCCGGCGACCTGCGCCTGCGCCGCGACGACTGGGTGGACGAGCGCATGAACCCGGAGAAATCGACGGAAGCGGCCTGCAAACACCTGCGCTACCTCTACGGCATCTTCCACGACTGGGAGCTGGTGCTGGCGGCCTACAACTGGGGCGCGGGCAGCATGCAGCGCGTAATGCGCCGCACGGGCAAGAAAACCTTCTGGGACCTGTATCCGCACCTACCGAAGGAGACGCGCAACTACGTGCCTACTTTCACGGCCATCATGTACTCGATGCAGTATGCCCAGGCCCACCAGCTGCACTCGCCGGACCTGAAATACCGCTACGCCGAGGCCATGGACACCCTGCAGGTAGGCGGCCACGCCCTCGACCTGCACCGCCTCAGCCAGGCCTGTGGCCTGCCCGACTCGGCGGCGCTGCTGCGCTACAACCCCGAGCTGCGCCGCAGCTGGTTGCCCGAGGGCTACCGTGCCTACGCCGTGCAGATTCCGGCCGCCAACCGCCCGCAGCTGGCCGTGGTAGACCGCGAAACCCTGTTCGACTACTGCCGGCCCCAAGCCGATTTGCCGCAGCCGTTGCAGCCGCTGATGGCCCGTCTGGAAGGCGTGGTGCCCTTCCCGACGCGCACGCTGGCAGCCAGTGGCGGCCCACGCGAAGAACCGGAGGCGGCGGCCCCGCGCTTTCGGCGGGTGCGCCACACGGTCCGGCGCGGCGAATCGGTGGCGGCGGTGGCTGAGCGCTACGACGTGACGCCGGCCCAGCTCGCCCGCTGGAACGCGCTACGCAAAGGCAAAGCCCTGGTGCCGGGCAAGCAACTGGTAGTGTTCGTGCCGATAGCCACTCCGTCTGCGCCTCCGGCCCGGGCCCTGGCCTCCGCCGACCGCAAGCCGTCGGTGCCGCCACGCCTGACGTCGCCGGCTGCCAGAACTACCGGTACGGCACCTACCACGGCCTCCATGGCAGAGATGGCGGCGGCGGCCGAGCCGCTCAAGGCGGCCATTGCCAGCCGCAACCCGCAGCTCATCAGCCAGGAAGCGGCCACTACTGCCGCCACGCTGGCCGCTACCGATGACAGTGTGCCCACCACCTACACGGTGCGGCGCGGCGACAACCTGGCGAAGCTGGCCGAAAGCCGCGGCCTGACCATCAGCCAGCTGATGGCCTGGAACCAACTGGAATCGGAGAAGGTGATGCCCGGGCAGAAGCTGCGGCTCGCCGCCCCCGATGACGATAGCACCCCGTCAACGGTTCGTCTAGTTTCGCCCCGCACTACTCAGAAGCCCGTAGCGGCCGCCCGCAAGCGGCCGGAGCCCGCAGTGGCTGACCATAAGGTGCACTTGGTGCAGAAGGGCGATACGCTCTACAACATTTCGCGCCGCTACCAGGGCATCACCGTGGAAGAGCTGCGTCGCCTCAACCACCTCACCTCCGACGAGGTGAAGCCCGGCCAAAAGCTCATCGTAGCCCGCTAG
- a CDS encoding RNA polymerase sigma factor: METMQLSDSALISLYIAGNEEAFAHLLERYKARVFTTIMLIVRDEDVAEDLLQDTFIKAIHTMKGGRYNEEGKFSSWICRIAHNLAIDFFRREKRSPLLNLDTTSHAFNSLSHAEEGVEAALTREETYARLRELIQELPAAQKEVLVMRHYGDMSFQEIADATGVSINTALGRMRYALINLRKKMAAQPIFYDQNLYPRETAPVRVQRIAG; this comes from the coding sequence ATGGAAACCATGCAGCTGAGCGATTCCGCTCTCATATCCCTTTACATTGCCGGCAATGAAGAGGCCTTCGCGCATTTGCTCGAGCGGTACAAAGCCCGTGTCTTCACCACTATCATGCTGATCGTGCGCGACGAAGACGTGGCCGAAGATCTGCTGCAGGATACGTTCATCAAGGCTATCCATACCATGAAAGGCGGCCGCTACAACGAGGAAGGCAAGTTTTCCTCTTGGATCTGCCGCATAGCCCACAACTTGGCCATCGACTTTTTCCGTCGGGAGAAGCGCAGCCCGCTGCTCAACCTCGACACGACGAGCCATGCCTTCAACTCTCTTTCGCACGCGGAAGAAGGAGTAGAAGCCGCGCTGACCCGCGAAGAAACCTACGCACGGCTTCGGGAGTTAATACAGGAACTGCCCGCCGCGCAGAAGGAAGTGCTGGTGATGCGCCACTACGGCGACATGAGCTTTCAGGAAATTGCGGATGCCACTGGCGTCAGCATCAACACGGCGCTGGGGCGGATGCGTTACGCGCTGATCAATTTGCGGAAAAAAATGGCCGCACAACCCATTTTCTATGATCAAAACCTTTACCCACGAGAAACTGCTCCGGTACGTGTACAACGAATTGCCGGCTAA
- a CDS encoding GAF domain-containing DNA-binding protein, which translates to MQKISPATVVAAKPKKGEPAPLASALWEANRIEALRSYYILDTPQEEAFNNLVRLAAYICGTPISLVSLIDSNRQWIKARTGPVEMGDTPRDVTFCQHAMLSEDVLEIRDPQSNPLFKHYPSVTGDASIRFYAGAPLTTPDGMPLGTICTIDTEPRTLTEQQRDALRILAKEVMSHLELRRARQQLELEQQKMEGLLRMANDNAQSMFVSSRNEIFVKQDHKLVRVHTDDIRYVEALGDYVNIYTSRERYTVYSTMKELEAKLPVREFARIHRKYIVCLDRITAIEGDAVQIDTGRSSDRAASPPLIPIGNSYKSVLLSRLNLI; encoded by the coding sequence ATGCAAAAGATCAGCCCTGCTACTGTGGTTGCTGCCAAACCAAAAAAGGGAGAACCAGCTCCACTTGCTTCTGCTCTATGGGAAGCTAACCGGATAGAGGCGTTGCGCAGCTACTATATTCTGGATACTCCTCAGGAAGAAGCCTTCAATAATCTGGTGCGCCTGGCTGCTTATATCTGCGGGACACCGATTTCGTTGGTTTCGCTGATTGACTCCAACCGGCAGTGGATTAAGGCCCGGACCGGACCGGTGGAAATGGGCGATACCCCGCGGGACGTTACGTTCTGCCAGCATGCCATGCTATCCGAGGATGTGCTGGAAATCCGCGACCCCCAGTCGAATCCGCTTTTCAAGCATTATCCCAGCGTAACCGGCGACGCCAGCATCCGCTTTTACGCAGGCGCGCCACTCACCACGCCGGACGGCATGCCGCTGGGTACCATCTGTACTATTGATACGGAGCCCCGGACCCTTACGGAGCAGCAGCGGGACGCGCTTCGCATTCTGGCCAAAGAGGTGATGTCGCACCTGGAACTGCGGCGGGCGCGGCAGCAGCTGGAACTGGAGCAGCAGAAGATGGAGGGGCTGCTCCGGATGGCCAACGACAATGCCCAGTCGATGTTCGTGAGCAGCCGCAACGAGATATTCGTTAAGCAGGACCACAAACTGGTGCGGGTGCACACCGATGACATTCGCTACGTGGAGGCCCTGGGCGACTACGTCAATATTTACACCTCGCGAGAGCGGTACACGGTGTACAGCACCATGAAAGAGCTGGAAGCCAAACTGCCCGTCCGCGAATTTGCCCGCATCCACCGCAAGTATATCGTGTGCCTCGACCGGATTACGGCCATCGAAGGCGACGCCGTTCAGATTGATACCGGCCGCAGTTCTGACCGGGCGGCCAGCCCGCCGCTTATTCCTATCGGCAACTCTTATAAGTCGGTTTTATTGAGCCGCCTGAATTTGATATAA